GTCCGACCACGAAATCGGGAAAGCCCAGAGCGTAGAGGATGACGGCATGGTCCTCGATATAGTGGGCGTTGAAGTACATCTCGCGGAGCTTTCGGCCGGTGCTCGTGGGCGTCACACCAAAGACCCCGTCCGAGGCCTTCATGGAGGCGGTGAAGTGCACTCCCCGGCAGACGCCGCAGATGGTGGACACGGTCCGGGGGACCTCCTCCATGGGCATGCCCTGTAGAAACTTCTCGTAACCACGGAACTCCACGGTCTGAAAAAAGGCGTCGTCGACATTTCCCGCGTCGTCGAGGAAAATGGCGATCTTGCCATGGCCCTCCAAGCGGGTGATGGGATTAATTTCGATTTTTTTCACGGCATTCCTCCTATCGGACATTGCTCTTCAGACGACTGGCCGGAAGCGAATAGCGGTAGACCAGCTTGGAGAGGACCGGGAATTTCTCCAGCAGCGAGTCGGTGGCCGCTTCGCTGCCGAGAATGGAGCCGATGGCGCTAACGGCCCGGGCCCCGTAGTCCTTGATTCCCGGAATCGGGCCACCACATCCGCGGCAGGGCATGTTCACATTCAGACACGAGGCTCCGCAATCTCCCTGAGTGATCGGCCCCAGGCAGACGAAGCCGTGCTGAAGCAAGCAGCCCTTTTCCTCGGGCATGCCGTCAACCGTCCGCTTGACGGTCTCCACCGGGAGGCGCTCCAACTCCTCGTTGGCCGGATTGCGCTTGCACACGTCGCACACGGCTTTGCCGCTGGTCAGCCAAGACCCCTTGGGCGGCAGGTTGCCGGTGACGATGGCCTCAACGGCCTTGGCCACGAAACTGTGGTGCGGCGGACACCCGCCCACGTAGTAGTCCACCTCGACCAGATCCTGGATGGTCCGGACCTTGTCCTGGAAGGCCGGCAGGGTCAGATCGTACTTGCCGTCCAGGAAATACTGGGGCTGTGGATAGACACCGTCGGGATTCTCGGTGGAAAAGGTGTCCTTGTAGGCCTGCTTGAAGAGTTCGTCGTTGGTGTGGATGTTGGCCATGCCCGGGATGCCGCCCAGGGAGGCGCAGGCCCCGAAGGCCACGAGAATCTTGGATTTAGCCCGAAGAACGCGAACCATGTGCTCGTGCTCGCTCAGACGAACCATGCCGTCCACAAAGGCCAGGTCGATAGACTTGTCGGCCATGGCCTCGAGGTCCTTGTACTTTACGTCGGCCACGGTCGGGGCCCAAAAGACGACCTCGATGTGCTCCAGGGCGTCAAGCAGATTCTCGGACAGATCCACCAGGGCCATCTCGCACCCGGCGCACCCACCGGCCAGCAAAAACGCAAACTTGATCTTGTCAGCCATCACTTGCCCCCCTCCTTGACCGGATTGGGCCCCAGCTTGCGGAGCTCTTCCGTGTATTCGGTCATGACCTCGGCGAATTTCTTGCCCTCGGCCCCGGAGATCCATTCCCAGCGAAACCTCTCCGGCTCGTAGCCGAATTCCTGGACGATCTTCTTGATCATCTTCATCCGCCGGTCGGTCTTGTAGTTGCCTTCCTTGTAATGGCAGTCACCGAAATGACAGCCACCGACAAAGACGCCGTCCGCGCCCCGGGACAGGGCCTCCAGGACATATTCGGGCTCGACCCGGCCGGAACAAGGCACGCGGATGAGCTTGATGGTCGGCGGATACTTGCAGCGAAGGTTCCCGGCCAGGTCGGCTCCCGCATAGGTGCACCACTGACAGGCGAAACCGACGATGTTTGGGCTGAAATCCATTATTTCACCTCCTCTTGAACCTTTCGTTTGTCGGCTTGGATCTCGGCGATAATCGCATCCCTCGAGGTC
This Deltaproteobacteria bacterium DNA region includes the following protein-coding sequences:
- a CDS encoding F420-nonreducing hydrogenase, producing MADKIKFAFLLAGGCAGCEMALVDLSENLLDALEHIEVVFWAPTVADVKYKDLEAMADKSIDLAFVDGMVRLSEHEHMVRVLRAKSKILVAFGACASLGGIPGMANIHTNDELFKQAYKDTFSTENPDGVYPQPQYFLDGKYDLTLPAFQDKVRTIQDLVEVDYYVGGCPPHHSFVAKAVEAIVTGNLPPKGSWLTSGKAVCDVCKRNPANEELERLPVETVKRTVDGMPEEKGCLLQHGFVCLGPITQGDCGASCLNVNMPCRGCGGPIPGIKDYGARAVSAIGSILGSEAATDSLLEKFPVLSKLVYRYSLPASRLKSNVR
- a CDS encoding hydrogenase iron-sulfur subunit translates to MDFSPNIVGFACQWCTYAGADLAGNLRCKYPPTIKLIRVPCSGRVEPEYVLEALSRGADGVFVGGCHFGDCHYKEGNYKTDRRMKMIKKIVQEFGYEPERFRWEWISGAEGKKFAEVMTEYTEELRKLGPNPVKEGGK